In Zingiber officinale cultivar Zhangliang chromosome 9B, Zo_v1.1, whole genome shotgun sequence, the genomic window ACTACTAAaactaaatggaaaaaaaatatttattttatttctgaaatttatttaattacatttaCTTTAGATCTAATTTTATTTACTTTAGATCCTTTGTATTATGACATTTTAATTCCAtgtaaaaattttctttctcctaATCCCGCTAATATTATATATgatattagaatttatttatgatatttataatcaatattacataaattatgaaatacaaactaaacttacaaaaaatataacttttattaaaaaaaatagacgaAACATCAACGAGATTCTTCAAGTTTCAcacaaaagtttaaaaattattttatgaattcttttgattttaatgaagcatatAGTAAAAATTTCGATATTCTAAAATAGTGATCACATAAGGTTCAAAGCTTTCCCATCTTATCCTTGATCATCAAAAAATTTTatcttgtccagtgtcaactgttgttaTGGTAGACGTTTAATGTTGACGATAACATATTAAACGAACGGTGATCGATTGACTTTATCTcatgactcattggaagccctcGATGGTTGGACCAAAGTCGagaaaaaaatccaagaaatataaTTTTCAGATGAAAAAGTcaattttgatatatatatatatatatatatatataatttgttttaatataataattttgaacctGGATGAATCATGGTGAACTATGAACCAAGCTTAAGAATCAACTTATCCGAAACCGTCAAATCGATAATTCCAAACTGTTGAATAATGAGTTCTGAACCTTGATCAGCCTACAAATAGCGATTGAATAGGATCTAACTGTTAAAAGCTATAGTTTGATATATGCAAAATATATATGTTCTGAATTctgatatattaaaaaaaataaaagttatatCAACTTTatcattaaattttatattattttagtttatGAAATAATAACTAATGTGTTATCATACAGCCATGGTGGATGTATTTTGTTCTGGGTAAATATTTTTTCAACTTAGACGAAGATGTTCAGTCGGTGCATTTGGTAAGTAATGTTTGAAATATATATAaagaatagaattttttttattaaaaaatataagtattaaaaaatattttccgtGAAATAAACTAACACAGCCTAAATACAATATACCATTTGTGTGCTCTTACAAGTAACCAAGAATAACTCTTTACGATGAGAACAAAccttaaaagaaaacaaacaaaaaatggaATTGAGAGAGGAACACTAGCATTTGTCAACTCTAGTGATCTTCAATTTCTTGACGGTGCTCAAGAACAACCtgtaaaatgaaaataaagcagATGATCATGTTAGAAATTAAAATgaatagaaagaaagaaagaaagaagtatATGTATATCTTAGATCGAGGTAGGTTTATTACTCCCATGGCACATCTCCGACCATCATCCAATCTCCCTCTTCGTCCTCGTAAGTCAGCACATGGCTCTTCTCTAGTGGCACTTGGGAAACATGGGAGCCTGGTTAAAATGTTCAGCAAAATCAGTTAGGCCGATCATATTGCATTGCGCATCAATACAATATTAATTATATCAGTCGTTACATGTGATCGTCGTCCTAAACATTCGACGAAGGGACTTTATCAGATCATCGTAGCCATCATGCGCGAACAAGTCGAGTTTCCTGCCAATTGGAACTCCCTCCATGTAAACCTTTACAAAGAATGTCTCAGAGTTACTCTGATGCGCTTTGCCCTCGAGTGTGCTCCTAAGAAGTGGTTTGATTGGTGGCCAGTCAGAAAGTGGATCCCTATTCAggaaaataaacaatataaatcGAATCTGAAATATAATTAAATGGTGTTGTTTACTTTACTAAAGCATGCACGATCTGTAAACTAACATTAATAAAATTAAGAAGCAAGTGAAACACGAACAACAAGGAGGAGAAACAGAGCAGCTTCTTTAATTTGGATGCTTACTTTTCCTTATGAGAGTTGTGTTGTAAAGAGGATGAAGAGAGGCTAAGGCCTAGCCTTAGCTCAGTGCTCAAGTCTCTCCTTTGCTCAAAGATGGAAGATGTGCTGAGGTCAGGGTCACAGCTGCTGTCTATGGAAGAAGAAGGGGAGTTACAGTATCCTCCCATGTTGGAGGCTTGGAGCTGCTGCTAGCTTAGTGATCACAAAAGATAGAGAATGGTAAAGCAAAGTGGCTAGAATTTTATAATGCTTCAAAATTATGGCCACGCCGTTAAGCTTCAGTAATGCAGTTATGGAGTTGGTGGTGTAACAATGGCGTTGGCTCAAGTGCTATACCCAAAAGGAAATACAGCCCGGTGTGCCAAAATGAAGAGCTATATTTATATTCTTTTCTCACACAGGAAAATTTGTCAAAAGGTATAGCAGAAGGTCAAAGCAATTGAAGAAGCTTTCTTTTTAGTGAACAGACAAGCCACCATCTTCCTGGCTCTTTTATTGACCAAGATTGGGCAGTAAAAGCAAGTTCCCATGCAGTAGGGAGACAAGGCACCCCCAGCCCTCTCCTTCAGGTCTCATCTTTTCTCATTAAACCACATGCAATTAAATCCTCATGTCTGCTTGTTTGGGCTTCattgatcatatatatatatacatgtgtAATGCATTGTGTGGCCTAATAGCAGCAGGTTTCCAAAGCTAACCAATGCAGGCAAAGGATTCAGTAAAAAGCAAAACTCCAAGTATTTGACAGGCACACAGTCCACCAATTCCTACCTGGTTTCTGCTttccttttttattaaaaaaaaaaagttctgtTGTCACATTCAATTTGAAAAGTTTACATTTGCTTTtggggaatttttttttttttttttgtgtatatttgtaatttttaatagCATTGTGCCTTTTGTATATTCATCAAAGACACCTTAGGATGAGGATAGTATCTCAAGGATCAAGATGTACGCGAAAATGCCCCCGCGGGCTGGATCAACCGATTAAGGCGTggcatccttgcacaatgagtcgtagggtcgaaggtccacggacgcgcactggatgaataatctgggccggctgtgttaaatttcggagacaccacgctttacccggaccagcattcaccgctgatttacctcctcctaggatccctgtggggccaggcctagggggccgctggaCGGCGGAACCCGCCTTTTTGCACAAGATGTACGCGAAAATGAAGAGTCATCCTTGAGTCTCACATTTGCTAAAAGGTTAATTATAGTCGTATGGTGcttaaaataatgcatgagatCCTCCTAAAAGCAAGACATGAAGGCTAATTGAAGGAGACATGCCCTGAACAATATCCCATGTCAATTACAGCAAGAAAGATCGAGTTGACAACACACCAAACCAACCAACAATCTTCTGCGCTCATATACACTAAGTCGAGAAAAAATATCGATATGTAGAAGGCAAGTTGGTTATGCTGTCAATTTTGCTTCATGATATTAATGCCTTTTTCTCATTCCCTTTTTTATCAGAATGTTCAAACTTATAGAAAACTTGTCACATGAGTTTATCATGTTAGTAAAAGGAACTTAAAGGCTGTCATAAGTAGACAAGTCGTGGATTGTTGGGAAAACTTTGAAAGAGGATTATGACACCATTTATATAAAAGCTCATTTAAATTGGATTGCAGGAGAATAACAAGGCCGGCCGGAGGGCTCCAAGCATTTAATACTAGGCATAAGAGTTTTAAATGCAAGAACATCAATGCAGGCGAATCAGTCGATTCAAGGAGACATCTGACCTATCTTGCTCCTAAAGTAATGACAAAGAGAAAGGTGTAGCAGTAATACAAGTAAAGAGTGCTTTCTTTAGGTTAACCTTTTTTACGTATTCCAATGTTCACATGAAAGATTTGCATGTGGACAACTCGAGTTTTGCATCCCTAGGACAACCCCATTGCTTTGGATCTCTACAAGGCTGTGTCTCTTCTCCTTTTAATTTGATGAAAACTATTCATGCTGGCTGCTTTGAGCTTTCATAAATGTAGCAATTAAAAGTGTAAATTGTGGTGTATATAATGTGTAACTCAGGTTTGACCCAAGTGGTAACTGCTCTAGGACGAGCCAAGGTGCTCAGGAGTTGTCTGAGGTAAACAGGCTTAGTCCTGAGACACTCAATGGTAGATTGAGATGAGATGAACTTAATCCAAGTGTATACCTACCTTTGGAAGCCACATAGAAAAGCCTGTCTCAAAACTTTCTTTGGATACCGTAGCAAAAGAATTTGGGctaatctttttcttcttgatcGTAGACGTGGCACGGATCTGATGGTTTCCAGCTCCAGGTTTGTAATAAATGATGCTTGTTAACTTCCCCACTATCAATAGGCCATGCCAACTCTGTACTATGAATCTTAAAATGATTGCTGCTTGCAATAATACAATGAGAATCGATTGGGATTGACAAGGATGCCTTGAATGGAGTGTTTCTGGCCCTAGACACCAAAGGTCACTGCCCTACAACTAACTCATCACATTCCTTCCATCATATTGAGTCATACAATCATGGGCTTCATCTTATCTCACAGCCCTTCCACTTGGAAGTCCCAGCGAATAAAAAGGCCAATACAACTAAGCATCTTTCAGCACTCAACTCTATTTGATTCGTACACCAAAGGAAGTAATTGACAATTCAAGAACGAAATTCTCATCTTTAATTCGTTTTCACCAATATTTGAGTGGTTACGTAGCATGGATAAACATCATATTTGATACAATGATCAACCAAAAGAATGCTTTGAAAATTATATGAACACCTCCAAGAATATCATGATTCCACAATACAGTGCCAAATGAAACCACAAAGGTAAAGAACAATACACACATACTTTACATGGATGACCTGTTCAAAGGCCAAGCTTTAATTACAACCTCCCCCTTGTTTTGCATACGTTCAAAGAACCTCGCAAGCATATTTAGCTTCCATAAACACGTGAAGTCGTGTCGAGGGCTGGCAGATTACACAACATGCTTAAGCAACACATATGCAAAAGGAAAACAACCAATAGAACAAACCATGTAACCAACGCAATCAACGTGTTCATAAGAAACCTTCGCCTACTTAGCTTTTGTGTCATCAATTCCTTCAGCTACCATGGTTTTGGAACTTGGTGACTTCCCAATCAATGCCTTCTTCACCTTTACAATCGACTGCTTCACTTTTGACATTATGTTTTTAGATTTCTTACCTGATAGTTCTGCTTTAGTAGTCTCTTCATCTGCTTTTGTAGCATCGCCATCTTTGTTGGTTTCAGTTAAAATTCCAGGGTCAACTTGTGCAGGctcttgcttcttctcttctgtGTTCTCATTTGCAAATTTATCCAGAAGAGTTTGCTTATTTGGCTTTGATTCTGTCTCTAACTGATTGTTGGAAGGCACCTCAGTTTCAACTCCAACCATTTTAATGTCTCGAGTGAGTTCGACCGAATTTGGATTTTGTACTTGCAAATTTCCGTTCTCTGCATCTTCAGTAACTACAACACCTTCAGTAATGGATTGTGCTGTGTCAGTTAAAGTCGTTTTTTCGTTGTCTATATTATTCTCTTGATCCTTCATTTTAGCCTCAGTTTCTAGCTCTGCGATACCTTCAACAACTTCACTAGTGGGAGTGTCATCCGAAGATACGACGACAGTTTTGTCCTCGGGTTCTGAAACTACCTGTGTATCGGACAGTTCGGCAGCAATGATTTCAATTTGAACTTGCTTAGGCTCAGTAGGAACAACATCTGAACTTTCAGATTGAGCAATTTCAGGAACCTCATTTACAGGGCATTCAGTTGGCTCTGTAGCTCCACTGTGAGGAAGTTCTTCCTTGGGTAGCTGACGGCTGACTAATTCAACTGTATCAACTGTAACCTCCTCATCTGCCGGTTTTTCTGCTGCGCCAGTGGTGGTGACTAAGGTTGCTTCAGAAGGCTCCTGAGCAACCGTTTCAGGCACCTGTTCGACAGGATTGTCATCTGTTGCAGAAACATCTGCTGTCGATTCTTGAACACCTTTTTCTTCTTCGGTAGCAGTTTCTGAAATCTCGAGTTCTTTTGGTGCTCCAACTGGATCTTTTGTGCCATTGGCATGGCTCTGGGAGGACGGTTCGACATGCTTGTCGATTTCTAGCAAGGAGGAATTGCTTATTTCAAATGATTCTTGAGCAATTTCTTTCGGTGCCTCAACTGGATCTTCGGAGAAAGATGCTTCTGAAACCTCGGCTGGTTGAGTATTAGGTACATCAGTTGAATCATGTAAGCCCTTGTCTTCCGCTGGTCTTTCTATGTCTTCCTTCGCCTCCTCGATCGCAAtatcttcttttttcttttcatcCTTTGCTTCAGCACTTGCTACGTCCACCTGTATGATTTTCCCCCCTTGTTCATTTCCTTCTACATCCTCAGGCTTTGAAAGACTCGGCTCATCAGTAATATTTGTATCATCTGAAACGATCTTCTCCATCTTCTGTAAACTTAGCATAGGACACTTGCTCTCCTGAAACGAACAGAAAGAGTACTAGAATTTGTATATCAGATGTGTGTGTGtgaaagagaaagagagagagtgtgtgtgtgtAGTAGATTTCAAGGAAGCATCCCCCAAAAGAAGACAACAAATACAGACAACGTTCTCTGATCCACCAATTGCTTATGCATCTACGGCATCTCATAGATCATGCAACAACAACTCTTCCACAGACTAAACATACTAAAGCAGAGGCTAACATGCAAGATTCAACAACCTAAAACTCATCATGAGAAAAATTGAAGTATAGGAACACACTGGCTATTGGATGAATAATAGCTTATTTCTAACTCACCTCAGTAACTGAATTGATCTTCCACAGGAGCGTCAGAAATGGCTTGAGAAATCTCTGGTTGGAGTAGCAGAGACTGAGAATTGGAGGATCAGGAGAGACAGTGGATTATGTGTGGTCTGAGTGATGTAGACACCAGTGGCTCAATTAGGAAGCACTTCAAGCATGAGCTGGCACGAGTCGATCCACATGCAGCACCGAGAAAAATAAAGACAGAAACTAATAAAgtgtcttaaaattttaaaatcatctgAAAGGTATCCAATTTTCAGAAATGTCAAAGGGTGCCTGCCTCTTAACAACTGGTCTGTCCAAAATAACTTTGTCTTCTACCTTCGCATTCACCGTCCTCTCTTGACTCTCTTCTCTATATATCCCACTGATGTGATTCTGAAAACTGATGGTGCTTTCTTGATTGTTTGTCCATGAAAAACAAAAGGATAACGAAGAAGGAATTCAATAATGAAAGTGGAGATTATTAATTGATTTGGGATGATGGAGATCACCATGTTGCTTGCCTGTAAACCTCATGGCTCTGTTGGTggcttcatttgtttgtttgtgcgTGTGTGGCAGATATAATTGGAATTGGTAGCTAGCTGGAGGTTGCTTTCAGCTCTGATATACTTTTTAACCTTTTGCTTAACTTCAAGGAAATACTTCCATCTTTAATGTGGTTGGCCTCGCTCACTTCCAAGTTTCATGATATGACCAATTATATATAAAACATGATAGAGATATAAAAAAGTAACTCCCCTACGTTTATGTTTCCTCCAAGAGCCCTTTTGCAACTACACCTTTTAACTAGATTACAGCAAGTAAACAGTTGCTTTGGTTTCAAGTTTGATATATATAATGACGGATGGAATCTACAGTGAGATAACCATCATCTCTAAAAATGATATTACACACAATCAATTATGTTTCACTTTTGCGTCCAATTTGGATACTCAATTATGTTTAGTTCTCAAGTTTAGGCCGCATTTAAATATATCTAAAGTTATGTAATGCTGCAGATACTTGCTTTGTTTATGGAACCCCACACAATTTGAACCAATTGAATTGATGGGGAAAAAATCTCTGGATTTGGCCCCGATTCAATCTAAAAAACTAATCAATTAGATGGCATACTGGTTCAAAGgccactttaattttaaaaatattactcAATTCAGTTCGTCTCACGCCTATTGCAAcatggaaaacaaaagaaaatcgaATTAATCAACATACCAACAAATTTAACCAACTATGTCTATTTCCAAGTAGTCACTTTGAATTACTGATATCCAACTACCAATTGCAAAGTGTTAAATAGCAATACAAGCTCTAGACTCCAGATCATCCCTGAGCTGGTATCAGTTTGGTGTGCTTTATTCTTGTTTGATCTTGTTTTTGCCAGAGTTAACACGTACCGAACACTCTAAAGCTTGGCTCTTTTAAGCTCTAACTTGCCTATGGTTCCTAGATGAACTTCATCGGGACCATCAGCAATCCGCAGAGTGCGAGCAGCAGCCCATAAATGTGCCAGAACAGTTTCTGACGATACACCAGCAGCTCCATGAACTTGGATCGCAAAGTCAAGCACCTTCAATGCCATATTTGGCGTTGATACCTGTCATGTTCCAAAAGCAAGATATTTAGAGCATCACTAACAGTGCTTATCTCGAACCACAGCGGACTAGTACAGTAGTCTACACAGCCTGAGACAAATCACTCACGCATATGCACTCAGTCAGGATTGAATGAGTGACTGGGAGGGATGAGGCCAGGCTTGCTAGAAAAACTGCCTGAAGGCTAAGTGCTCAGAAGCGAGTGACTTAACTATTCCCCCCCAAAACTAACTGTCCGTATTTCGAGCTTGTTAGAAAGGCAAAGCATCATCTTACCTTGGCCATAGCAATTATTTTTCGAGCTTCCTTGTTCCCAAAACGATCAAGATGATCAGCAGCTCCGAGAACAAGCAGCCTTGCTTTCTCCAATTCAATGCGACACTGCATCAGACAAGGATAGGCGTATAAAATCAGAGGGGTGCattgataaaataaatattttaggtATATTTTATCATTATGAAAATTATCCCTCATTTATTTTTCGTAACATTTCGAGGAACTAAACATAAAAAGAATAATTTGACATCTGTTCCATTCTATAACCCAgatactttttaaaaattttaaacctttTCTATTCCACTTAAAATAGCCTCTATTACTCATCAATTCTATTGCATTAACCAAACACGCGTTTGTTTCCCCAACTACAAACAGATTATGGTCATAAAAGAAAGATATCATTTAGTCATGTTCAGTCATTCGCATCATTAATAATCAACCATAGTAGATTGAATACTGATAATATAACCCAACTAAAACTACTGAAACATGATATATACTAAGCATTAagacaaaaataaaaatcaaGTCAAATAACCTTGGCAAGGTCTGATAAAAATGATCCCTGTTCAGCTATTAACTTTCCAAAGACTCTCCTCTTGAGTGCTCTTTCAACTGCCATCTGCATACCACGTTCTGCAGCTCCTACAAGTCTCATGCAATGATGTAATCTGCCTGGTCCAAGTCTACCCTGAAAATATAGTGATGCTGAGATATCATGAAAAATGACACCTCATGTACCGAGTCATGGAAGATAAGACATACTTGGGCAATCTCAAATCCCCGGCCTTCCCCCAGAAGAATATTCTTCACAGGTACACGGACGTTTTCAAAAACTATTTCAGCATGGCCATGAGGTGCATCATCAAAACCAAAAACGAGCAAGGGTCTTTTTATGCACACCCCAGGAGTATTGACATCCACTAAGATCATTGATTGCTGCTTATGCAAAGCAGCAGAAAAATCCGTTTTTCCCTACATGTGGTGTTGAATTTCACACTAGTTATCGAAAACAGATTACTCATTCTAGTAATAAACAAAATAATTGGTTTTATTACTGAAACATACCATCACTATGAGGACTTTGCATCTAGGATCCATTGCTCCACTTGTCCACCACTTCTTTCCATTTATGATGTAGAAGTCGCCTTCCCTATGTCAAATTTGTAGAATGATCATCTCGACGTAAAAGAAGCACATTTAGCATCAGGTTGAATGAGTCTTATAAGATCCAATTATGATGAAACAAAGGTTTTAATAGTACAAAATGCCAGTACAATACTATTTTCAGTAGCATCCAAGCATTCTAGGCTAAAAATAGTATTATCAGGGTGCTTTATAGAAGTTACAACAACTATGCTTCTCACAGTGCTGACATGTActattgaaaaattaatttctaatttgccACCGAGCTACTAAAAAGAACTAATCATAATTTTATAGTTCCAATTTTTCTAGGTAGCAAGGTAACTGATGACCATACTAAAAACCAGTAAAAAAATAACATGGCATGTGTTGGATAAACAACAAAAACAAAGATGTGCAGTCAACAGAAACTGgaaagaaaattatgaaaaaaaaaaattgtaaattgGAGAAAGCTCGACAGTAACACCAAACTATAGTAGATTATACATGTTCAAGGAGTGACTAAGATGAGTGAATCCTACCTAGTTATTGAGCATTCAATGTTGGTTGCATCAGAAGATGCAACTTGTGGCTCAGTCATTGCAAATCCGGATCGAATGTTTCCTTCTAGCAAGGGAATCAGCCATTCTTTTAGTTGCTCCTTGTTGCCATACCTCAACAAAACCTGAATGAAGATAATAATGTTGCAGAACATGCCCTTAATATTACATAGCAAAAAGAATCATAAATTGCAGATAACTACAAGCTATTATACCAAATTATCATTGCTGATTTCACTGTTGACTATAAGGAAATTAACGCAACTGTAACAGAAAATCCAGAAAATTGCAGATGAAAAACATCTTTTCTAACCTCTAACTTATTAATCACTCAGCTTAGCTACAGAACTTATATTTTGTAGAATTGTCCATCTCTTTTCAATCAATAGGTAGAGCAAAAGATTTGTTTTGTATTCAAATGATGACATATTTGCTAGGTTTGACATCATCTCCTAACAAGCCATAAGTTGAAGATCTGTTAGGGTATCCACACTCCACAAGTCCAGAATCAGACACAAATCTAAGTGTGTCCAATACAAAATTTCACTGAGATGAAAAACCATTCCGATACTCAATAATGATCTTATCAACATGTACAATAATGTTTGCTGATCTTCTAGGCttaaagatatttttttcttacttCATCATCCATTACCCTGTGCACAATAAATAATGGAATGCAGCAGTTAGTCATGCTCAGCATAACCATCTATTAAAGCACATTGAACcttatatacaatttattttctttccttgtaCCTTTTTTCATCAATCTTGGATTCTCAAAGCCTGTGGATGCAACGTAAATACAACTATACAGGCTTAAGCAACCCACCCTCTATTTACATGAATATTATAGCCTGGGATCCTCCATCTAAACTTCAAGTTGATCACCACCATGCAACTAAAAATAACagatatttaatatatatataaaattggtGTCCTTAAAGAATATAACATGTCCTACATAATGATGTTTTCATGATTAATTAGTTAATACAGAACTAAAATACACAATGCAGAGTTATACTTAATAGCATATCTAAAAGATGTATGCATGTGTGGCTTGACACTAGGAAGAAGGTAAATATGGAATAGTAGATAGTTTATTA contains:
- the LOC122024941 gene encoding auxin-responsive protein IAA4-like, producing MGGYCNSPSSSIDSSCDPDLSTSSIFEQRRDLSTELRLGLSLSSSSLQHNSHKEKDPLSDWPPIKPLLRSTLEGKAHQSNSETFFVKVYMEGVPIGRKLDLFAHDGYDDLIKSLRRMFRTTITCSHVSQVPLEKSHVLTYEDEEGDWMMVGDVPWELFLSTVKKLKITRVDKC
- the LOC122023657 gene encoding fibrous sheath CABYR-binding protein-like isoform X1, translating into MLSLQKMEKIVSDDTNITDEPSLSKPEDVEGNEQGGKIIQVDVASAEAKDEKKKEDIAIEEAKEDIERPAEDKGLHDSTDVPNTQPAEVSEASFSEDPVEAPKEIAQESFEISNSSLLEIDKHVEPSSQSHANGTKDPVGAPKELEISETATEEEKGVQESTADVSATDDNPVEQVPETVAQEPSEATLVTTTGAAEKPADEEVTVDTVELVSRQLPKEELPHSGATEPTECPVNEVPEIAQSESSDVVPTEPKQVQIEIIAAELSDTQVVSEPEDKTVVVSSDDTPTSEVVEGIAELETEAKMKDQENNIDNEKTTLTDTAQSITEGVVVTEDAENGNLQVQNPNSVELTRDIKMVGVETEVPSNNQLETESKPNKQTLLDKFANENTEEKKQEPAQVDPGILTETNKDGDATKADEETTKAELSGKKSKNIMSKVKQSIVKVKKALIGKSPSSKTMVAEGIDDTKAK
- the LOC122023657 gene encoding enolase-phosphatase E1-like isoform X2 — its product is MLSLQKMEKIVSDDTNITDEPSLSKPEDVEGNEQGGKIIQVDVASAEAKDEKKKEDIAIEEAKEDIERPAEDKGLHDSTDVPNTQPAEVSEASFSEDPVEAPKEIAQESFEISNSSLLEIDKHVEPSSQSHANGTKDPVGAPKELEISETATEEEKGVQESTADVSATDDNPVEQVPETVAQEPSEATLVTTTGAAEKPADEEVTVDTVELVSRQLPKEELPHSGATEPTECPVNEVVSEPEDKTVVVSSDDTPTSEVVEGIAELETEAKMKDQENNIDNEKTTLTDTAQSITEGVVVTEDAENGNLQVQNPNSVELTRDIKMVGVETEVPSNNQLETESKPNKQTLLDKFANENTEEKKQEPAQVDPGILTETNKDGDATKADEETTKAELSGKKSKNIMSKVKQSIVKVKKALIGKSPSSKTMVAEGIDDTKAK